GTTCAGATGCTAGAAAGTGGGTTCCTCCCAGATAACTTTGTTGTCCCGAATGCATTGAAGGCTTGCAGTGTTCTTGGCTGGGTCAGGTTTGGGAGGGGTGTTCATGGGCTTGCTACAAAGATGATGGGTTTTGATGGGTGTGCCTTTGTTGCGAGTAGCCTAGTTGACATGTATGGGAAATGCAGGGTTTTAGAGGATGCACAAAAGGTGTTTGATTCTATGCTTGAGAAGAATGTTATTGCTTGGAACTCAATGGTTGCGGTTTATATGCAGAATGGGATGAACCGCGAAGCAATTGGACTATTTCAGAAGATGATGTTGGACGGTGTTGAACCAACCCTGGTTTCTTTGGTGGGTTTCCTTTCGGCCTGTGCCAATTTGGAGGCCGTCGAGGAAGGAAGACAAGGACATGCACTTGCTATTTTAGGAGGATTTGAGTTAGAGAGCATTTTGGGTAGCACTGTGGTGAACTTCTATTTTAAGGTGGGTTTGGTTGAGGAGGCTGAGCTTGTGTTTAGACGAATGGTTGTAAAAGATGTGGTCACATGGAATTTGATTATATCTAGTTATGTAAGATGTGGGGAGGTTGAGAAGGCAATTGAGATGTGCCATATGATGACAGAAGAAAATTTGAGGTTTGATTGTAAGACGCTCTCATCTTTATTGCACATTGCTGCGGATACAAGAGATGTAGGACTTGGTATGGAGGCACACGGGCATTGCATTAAGTGTAGCTTCGATTTTGATGTGGTTATTACAAGCGGCATCATGGACATGTATGCAAAATGTGGGAGAATTGATTATGCAAGACGAGTTTTCGGTGTTGCCAGAGAAAAGGATATTGTGGTGTGGAATACAATATTGGCAGCGTATGCAGAGTTAGGTCTGAGTGATGAGGCTTCTAACTTGTTCTTTCAAATGCAGCAGGAGAACACCCTACCAAATGTGGTTTCATGGAATTCTGTGATCTTCAGTTTCTTCCAAAGTGGTGAAGTTGTTGAGGCACAAAATATGTTATCAGAAATGTACTACTCAGGTGTTAAGCCTAACATGATCACCTGGACAACTGTTATATCTGGTTTCGCTAAGAATGGTTGTGGTTCTCTCTCTTCATATCACAACCTCTATAATAGACATGTATGCAAAATGTGGAAATTTGGAATATGCAGTATGTGTTTTCACTCTGTGTTCCAGAAAACAAATTGCTGTCTACAATGCAATGATATCTGCCTATGCATCACATGGTCAAGCTATGGAAGCACTTACTCTTTTTAAACAATTGGAGAAAGAATGTATGGTACCAGATCACATAACTATTACAAGTGTCTTATCAGCATGCAGCCATGCAGGATTGGTGAATGAAGCTTTAGGTGTTTTCAAATATATGGTCTCTGGACTTCATATGCAGCCAAATGAGGAACATTTTGGCTGCTTAATTAAACTGCTTGCTGATGATGGCCAATGGGATGAAGCTTTTAGGGTTATTTTAACAATGGCAACCTATCCAGATGCACATATGTTAGGATCTTTGCTTACAGCTTGTGGACAACACCAGGAGACCGAACTTGCAGCTCGTATAGCAAAGTGGTTACTGAATTTGGAGCCGGAAAATGCAGGTAATTATGTGGCTCTTTCAAATGTCTATGCAGCTGAAGCAAGATGGGATAAAGTATCGATTGTAAGGCGCCTAATGAAAGAGAAGGGCCTAAGAAAAATTCCTGGATGTAGCTGGATTGAAGTTGGACAAGAACTTCATGTGTTTACTGCTGGTGATAGATCGCACCCTGAAAATGATGAAATTTATATCCTATTGAATTTGCTGGGATTGGAAATTCAGTCTACAAAGTATGACCCGTATAATACTGAGGCAATATCCTCCACTTGACCACATTGGATATTTAAAGTGACTATCGTATTACAAAATTCATTTGGAAGAAAGAAACTTGTGTTAAATGTTATCGGATGGTACCAGAGAACCTAGAACAAAGAGGTAGCCTCGTGATAGTCATCTGCTTTTGCTGTCACTGTTGCTGCCTGCGTCTTTCCGATTCACCGCTTCTCCTCTCGCCACTTCCTGCATTGTCTTGTCTCCTCTTGCTGTCGCTCTGCTGTTCTGCTTCTTCTCAGGTATTGTCTTGTTTCCCAAATCAATGTCCTGTTTTACGGTTGGTTtgaatatattttggtttgtgTACTGGAACTTTTGCTCGTTGCCCCATTTGTGTCTTACTTTTTAGTGATCTTGCTGTTATGGTTGCTCTTTGTTTATGGCTTGGAGTATATACTTTGTCGAACCTTGCTTGAGTGGCGATAATTTAGGATATTGTTGCTTTGGAGTTTCGGTATATTATTGTAATAGGTATTGAGTGAATTGactatattagaaaaatattgtTTTGCATCTTGCATGGAAGTTGCTTCACGGTTGGGAAGGAAGTCATTGACCTTTCAAAATAATGGCAATGAATCAACTGTTAGCTATAATCTACCTCGGGATTTTCTTTGACATGGTTTATGGGGGTTAATAATACTTTTACTGCCCAAAAGGCTTCAATTGTGAAAGTTAACTTTGtcgtttgtttatttatttgtgttcCATAGAGGCCTAGTTTGTGGTGCATTGGCATTTTTAATGTATCAACTTTTTGAATGCCcatattcttctttctttctttctttctttctttctttttcatgatcataatattaatattttcatCAAATCCACATATAAGCATTTCACTTGAACCATGCATATTCATTAATTAGACATTTTGTTAGCAATTCGTCAACCTGCATAGGTGCCATCATTTTCTTAGGCCGTAAACTTGTAGAACAAAATATCATTTTAGATAAAGTCAAAAAGCATATGGGAGCACTTCTAACATGATTAAGATAAAGATATGGTAATCAAACTTTTGCTTTATGTTGAAATGATTACAATCACCAATGTACAATTCGATGTAGCTGATGTATCCTCATTGACTATGATGGCAATAATGGATGCTGCTGCTTCTGTtatatcttaaaaatttagtgATGCATCAAAATCAATACATTTGCTTTGATTCAAAGAATGGGTCCCAAACAATGGAAGAATTGAACTGGTGCCTGCCTGCTGGCTTAGCATATATTAGTTTGATTTGGACGGGGGTGTATGTTTTCCATAGTTGTAGGCATCATATGTTTTAGAAGTTTTGCTATTTTAAATTCATCATATCACTCGACTTAATAGTTTAAATTGATTAAGAACAATATAATGAGGGACAGAATGCTCTTAAGACttattgttttctctttttcagattttatttttggtacACATGGACATGGACTGCTCTTTTTTGACGAACATAGTACATTGCAATGCCAATTAAAGGCAGTATATGTATTTAGCAGCAGCTTCTAGGTAATACATACAAAATAAGATGACTATaataactatattatatattgagTATTTACTTATCTTATAGTAATTATCCTCATGCCATAATGTTTTGCTTTGATTCTCCCTTTGCTTTTGATTTTGATGTTGTACCTAATAAGACATTGGTTCTTCACTATTTTGACAGCATGATCCCAAATAGAAGATGAGAGTTGTTGCCTGCTTGATAACTAGATAGTAGAATTATTTGTTGTGTTCTGAATTCTGAATTATTATGTTCAGGTTAATCCACACATTGAAGCAATGGTGGAATTGTTAAAGAGACAATACTTTGTAATAGTTGAGATGGTGGGTATGGCTAGGAGTGGCTTTGTTAGTACGATAAAGATAAAATGATTTTGGTGGAGTAACAAATTTCCAATGAATGGTAGAATGTAAATTCTCAACTTTTCGTAAGTACAAGTGCATATGTCTTagctttttaatatttattgtttacttattttttttttttaatttcagtcCCATCCTAATGATAATGGCATATGCAACAAACTCTTTCCACATTTTGGAGAGTTGAGAGTAGCATTTGGTAGAGATAGCTCTAGCAGTTGCTATATGGAGGCTAAGCGCCAAGCAGACTTGACTGACTTGCTACTTGGATGCTAAGCGCAAAGCAAACTTGACTGACTTGCAAGTGAGTGGAAACATCCATACAAATTtggatgaaattgaaattgaatatgaAGCTGATTCTCAAGTACGTATGCAATTTATTTAAATGTGTTTGGTTATTTATGCTAATATTGATTTCATTTTATGGTTTTATGATTCTCCTAGTACTATATGCTCCTTGTTCTATATGATTCTCAAGTCCATAGTAGTGCATATACTAAGattataattaaattgataACATATCTAAATGATTGGTTTAGCAAAGTTTACGCGAAGATAAATGATCTAGATCATAGATTAGGATGTGATGGGTCTTAAGTCTTGTCTTACATCTTACATATTATATAGGcataaacaagaatttaaactAACAAAGCTTAACATACAAGAAAcctaaattgcaagaaattagatcaaaacaactaaagataattaaagcaaGAATCGAGTAAATGAGATTTGGGTTTTCAAATATAAGTTGGAAAAGAACTCTTGGCTATGGTATGGGGATCAGGATCACAATCCTTGTCTAATAACTATATAATGACAATGTGAGGAATCAATCTCATTAAATCTACTTCTATAATTCGAGTAAGTCAAATAGTTATATGCAATATCATCCCATAAGTCCTAGTTTACCTATCAATTAGTTTAGTAGAAAACTAGTGTCAATAGAATTGAATTGACTAAAATAGACTTTCAAATCATCAATTCAATTAGATCCAATTACTCAAGGTCATTTAATCCTTTAACTTAGAACAAGAGTATAGAAAACTACTCCATAACTAGGAAAaatattttgtcaaacacttggtgtgcaataGTTAAAGGCATGACTAAATtgcaaaattaaatgaaaattaaagctactcactaacaattatcaacaatggcaactcaaataaAGCTTATGAAACATAAAGACGTCAATGCATTAATGGAAATTCAAGGTTAACAAAATCCGCAAATATTCAAACTAGGATTGTAAGCaacaataagaaaaaaaaacttaaacgGCCCCTGACAATTACCTCGAAAGACAACAAGttctcaacaaaaaaaatacccTTATCGGCTCttgatctttatttttatgggaCTGATTAGTCACTATGTCAATGTTTTTTTTTGGCACAGTGACTAATCAGTTCCATAAAAGTAAAGATCAGGGGCCGGGAAGAGTATGTTTTTTGTTTGGGGACCTCGTAGTCTTTTCGAAATAATTGTTAGGGGTCGTGTTGGGTATTCACTCATAAGAAAATATTAACAAGCGGCTATGTAAATGCAAGAATAACAACtactaatttaagaaaaaaaaaactgaaattaaACAAGATCCAAGTCGAATTGCACTAACAAAAATATGAAGAACCTACGAAAAACCTAAACAGAAGatagagtttctctctctagaaaacaagAACCAAAAAACTAGCTAATTACTATCTAATTGGGTGTGTTATGGCTTGGGTTGCTTTTTGGTTGACCCATATCCATTCTCCTCAATTGGCTTCAGATTAGGCTTGAAAATGGGTCCAAAACCCTCAGAAATCGTTAGTCACGTGTTCTCTTTAATGAGGCACGTTTTGATTGACTTGCGTACGCGACCACACACTCGCGTATGCAGGACCAGCAAAACTTCAAGCTCCCAATTTTTTCATGATTCCTCACTCTAGCATGCtatccttttcattttttcatgcCATTCTTACTCTATACAACGGAAACACTTGAGCACACATGTCAAGGCACCAAATGGAATGAAATAGTGAAATGAATCAATCAATTTAAGCTTCAAATAGCATACATTTATCATTCAATCACAAATAGGAGGAATtcttaaaaacatgcaaaattCAGTGAATAAATgcgagataagttgataaaaccactcaattcaatacaagataaactacaaaattgtggtttatcaacctctctGATGACTGCGCATCATCATTAtgttatgtttttctatgctttttcatttcaaagtttaatttattttacttaattattgagtatttttatGCTTAAGTTGTATATTGTTTTGATTTCTTTAAATTGTTTAACTTTGTAGAAAATGatggaaaaagaagcaaaaagcacaaAAGAAGCAAAGGAAGCTGGTGTACCACTTGGTGCTCTagacgtggcacgccaagcttatGAAACAGAAAGGGTGCTCAACACTACAcaatgggcatggcacgccaattATATTTTTCAGAGAAGGAAGGAAGTTGCATcactatgggcgtgccacttgatgctacgggcgtggcacgccaaattTGTGAAGTCAAAATCTCAAAGAGAGCGTGTCACTTGGTATtttgggtgtggcacgccaggctttGGTTCCAGAGAAGTGATTTTGTCCAGcactatgggcgtggcacgccgggGCATATGTCAGTCTGACCTTCTCTCATTCAAATgaagatatcttgagctacacaactccaaatgaggtgattttaGTGCCAtaagaaagtagacatccagagcttttcaaccatatataacactttataATGGACATTGGAATTGAGGAAGATATTGACACCGAAAACACAAGGAGCACAACACGTTCCTGCAGAGttaccagcctgacctcttcatctTTAAAGGAACATAACTTAAGTtgtagaggtccaaatgatgtgaTTTTGGTGGCGTTGAaaagctgacatttagagctttctaacgatatataatactctatagtgGACATTAAATATGGAGGTAAAAAAGGCCATTATTTCAGCGTTGCAAacctgggcgtggcacgccagctcgagggcgtggcatgccaattCCTTTCCTAAAATGCGCATGGCACGCTAGGTCTTGGGTGTGGCATGCCAGTTCTAATGGCCAGAGAGAAAGATTTAGTGCATtattgaaggcgtggcacgccagttttaCAACCagggggcgtggcacgccaagaaTGGGCGTGGCACACCGGGGTATTTGACATACTGACTTTTTCACCTTCAAATGGGTATCCGTGCAGTACCACACAATGAAGTTGATGGCAAAGCGCGAAGAGCGGCCAATAAGACAggataacttgagctacagatgtccaaatGAGTTGATTCTAGTGGCGTTAGAAAActgacatctagggctttctaacaatatataatactttatacTGGACATTCAATTTGAGACCCAAACAACTCCATACTTTCAACGTTGCAAAGTGGGTCACAATCCAAAGAGCAAATTCTATTGGGCGTGGCACTTGAACCCACACGCCAACTTTTCCTTGCAGCGCCCAACCTTCAACCAAGCCCACTCCAACTCTCATTCAAgccacaattgtcaaccaatcaaggccatcagaagcatctagaatagttcaattttcatttcattgtaatttgcttttaattttatttaagtttgtAATTAGGAGAGTCTATATAAATGCCTTAGTTTCATAGAAATGGGAACATTTTCTGCTAGGGAGaggtcttcggactccctcttCTCACCCTTCTCTCCTCTTCCACTTTCTTACctgtaaatattttagttataagTCAATAACTCTTTTTATCGGAAAAGAgagttttattgtttttcaatgGATTAGAttgttattcttctttttctcttcatcttttctttgatTTGCTTGAAGGATTTTCGTTTTTTATGTTagcattcaattatcttggaaaagagattgaatgtatTTGGGTTTTAtatgaaccttggaagaggaattaTAAAACTATGTTTGAAATTCCTTCTCACACTTAAGTagatttgggttttgggttggatattgtgacatttaatctaCTAACTACTTGGGTCTAtgaggatgtgtggtataatcagggaacAAGCTTCATCTTCTCTCATGAGCAACTAGACCAAtaaattggctattgatcaagactGGGGAGATTGAGTTACCAAGAAATTGGGAATCAATCACTCATGATTGTCAAGAGgccaatgagttgcatgattgaagatgagacaAAACCAAttaatccggagaatgcaatatctcttgatctcgatgtttattttatttttctttcttttatttactttatggttatttacattttctgcactttacatttccagcactttactttcttgtactttacatttatgtcatttattttcttgcactttattaATTTCCTTTACTTTCAAACagtttacatttcttgttgctCATCATCCAATTATGTtagtctaactagaataatcaaatagcaattgattgcttaatcttttaatcctcgtgggatcgacctcactctttgtgagttattacatgacgacaattcggtatacttgttGAAAGAATTTTTGTAGTGATACATTAATTCCATGATCAAGTTTTatcgccattgccggggattaattgtgattaataaACTATCGGTCAgttgattacctagattagacattttttcttttgtttttgttcatttgatctcttttgtttctttatttccttttacTAACTAACTGTTTGTGACATTCTCACTAAGAATTTTTCATTTGTGACAAGGAAAattccaatttcttttggtgATTGTGTTAGTTACAAAGAATTTGCAAGAAAAAATGGAGTATCCATCATATTTTGGTCAATCAAATTTCATGAAAAATTTTTCACCACCACAAAAAGATCCACGTTATTATACTCATGGTGGGTGGGAGTATCGCGAACATGAAATGGGGTGCTTCCTAGGGCCACAAAATGGTCCATATTTTGAT
This sequence is a window from Arachis duranensis cultivar V14167 chromosome 2, aradu.V14167.gnm2.J7QH, whole genome shotgun sequence. Protein-coding genes within it:
- the LOC107474156 gene encoding LOW QUALITY PROTEIN: pentatricopeptide repeat-containing protein At5g55740, chloroplastic-like (The sequence of the model RefSeq protein was modified relative to this genomic sequence to represent the inferred CDS: inserted 2 bases in 1 codon), with translation MAATLLTPNTALQLPHSKPQSPTTNFCSLKPPKHIIKPVNTQHNYHSSLCLCQTVDALTDEHSKGLHVASRIYEDLLQCSIDQRALPLGLQLHAQVIKNGYYYTDGKKEYIETKLVILYTKCGSVEAANGVFHRMQKQNIFSWAAIIGMHSRNGSCEEALHCYVQMLESGFLPDNFVVPNALKACSVLGWVRFGRGVHGLATKMMGFDGCAFVASSLVDMYGKCRVLEDAQKVFDSMLEKNVIAWNSMVAVYMQNGMNREAIGLFQKMMLDGVEPTLVSLVGFLSACANLEAVEEGRQGHALAILGGFELESILGSTVVNFYFKVGLVEEAELVFRRMVVKDVVTWNLIISSYVRCGEVEKAIEMCHMMTEENLRFDCKTLSSLLHIAADTRDVGLGMEAHGHCIKCSFDFDVVITSGIMDMYAKCGRIDYARRVFGVAREKDIVVWNTILAAYAELGLSDEASNLFFQMQQENTLPNVVSWNSVIFSFFQSGEVVEAQNMLSEMYYSGVKPNMITWTTVISGFAKNGCXVLSLHITTSIIDMYAKCGNLEYAVCVFTLCSRKQIAVYNAMISAYASHGQAMEALTLFKQLEKECMVPDHITITSVLSACSHAGLVNEALGVFKYMVSGLHMQPNEEHFGCLIKLLADDGQWDEAFRVILTMATYPDAHMLGSLLTACGQHQETELAARIAKWLLNLEPENAGNYVALSNVYAAEARWDKVSIVRRLMKEKGLRKIPGCSWIEVGQELHVFTAGDRSHPENDEIYILLNLLGLEIQSTKYDPYNTEAISST